AGAGAAGAATCCCAGAGGGACGTGTGTCACAGGAGCAGGAACCAGGCAGGGTCTCAGGGGTGGCCACAGAATAGGTCAAGGTGGTTGTCACAAAGGCATCACTAGAGCTGTCCTGCAGACACCCAGCAGTGGAAGCAGGCCAAGGAGCCAGGGAAGGCAGAGCACAGTGCAGGTGTGTGAGACCTGGGGAGCTGCTCAACAGCCCTTGGAGATGACAGATGCAAACAGGCACAGCAAGGTGTGACTTGGGCACAGAACCGTCCctcagccctgctctgagcaaCGGGAAGAGCTTCCTTGCACGGAGCCCTCAAGCTCGCGGCCCAGCCAGCGCAGCCAGCTCAAGCGCTGGGCAGgaccctgctgctcctggggcagagcaaCCTTTGGGTGCCTCTGGGGAGCTGTGGGACCCATCCCACAGCCAGCTCAGCTCCTTGTTTGTGCTGTCCCCAGTGCCGTCCCTGCAGACCCTGTGCCGGCTGGTCATCGAGAAGCACATCGTGCACCGCCTGGCCATCGACGGCCTGGACCTGCCCCCGCCGCTGAAGAGCTTCTGCAAACACGAGTGAGGTGTCGAGGGCTCCCCCGACGGCGACAGGACCTGCACCCGCAGCTGCCCCCGGCACTGGTGAGCGCGGCACGAGCCACCCAAGGGGGACATGAGCGCGCCAGAGGGACCTTCACCGCGCCGCGGGGCGGGCGTGCGGGCAGCAGCGGGTAGAGCCCAATAAAGTCCTTCCAGCCAGCAAGCGAACGCGCTGCAGGGCTTGGGTGCACGGAGCAACGCGGGGAGCGAGGGGGCAGCTGCCCCGCTCCTGCCTGGGGAGGAAGCTGCAGCTTTGGGGTGTTTGGTCCCCAGCCAAGGGGGTTTCCTTCGCCCTCTGTGTCGCAGCATGGCGCTGCCTCCCGTAAGGTGGCAGAGTCCCGCCGGAGGAGGGCTCAGGGGCtgaggctgggctgggagcccccctgctgcagcagccccacgAAGCTGAGCCCATGACCCTGCCGGGCACGGGTGCGTCAGTGCGGGGGCGGGCCCGGCCCAGCGCTCACGTGGAGGTAAATCACAGGCGGGTCTGGCCCCGGCCGGGCAGTTTCGCTCTTGGGAAACGTGTTTACCCCGTGAGGGATGAGCCGTTTCCTGCGGGGGACGGGGCGGTACCGCAGGGAAACCCACAGCACCCCGGGAGCTGCGCCGGAGTGACCCGGTGCCGTGTGCAGCTCTCCCTCCTCGCTGGCTGCGGGGACCCCAGCGCTTCCCAACCCCTCCCCAGACCCTTTACCCTCCTGCAGTGCCGGTGCCAGGTGGTGCCAGGGTCAGAGCTGTACAGAGCAagaggcagagggaagagcCCTCCAGAATCGGGCAGAAGCCCACACATGCGAGGGAGagatggcgggggggggggggagggggggggcagCATCAGGGCCCTCGAGGCCTCTCCGCAGCTCAGCTGAGGGGTGAAACAAGCAGCTCCAAGCACGCAGAGCGGCGTTTTAGGAAACACGACACTCGTTTAGTCAGAGAGATTTGACAGTATCAGATAATGTTACAAACCCCTTGATCAAGAGGAAGTCCCCAGCCACAGAGCAGTCCTACTCCTGCAAGGGGCCGACCCTACCAAAAAACATCAATGCAACTGAAGCAAAGCAATGGGGTGAAgtcttgttgtggtttaaacccaaccacaaaactcGTTCGCTCACttcccccgcttcttgccctcccccagctcctggagggacggagaagagaatcaaaagaatgcaactcccacgggctgagataagagcagttcagtaactaaggtataacacaaatcactgctgctaccgccaataataatgataaaggaaataacaaggggaaaggatacaacacctcagcaccagcccaccaataactcgccccactccccccagccgagcaccgaccgatgcctcctccaaccctgcagccctagcccttctgggtaactcccgtTACGTCCCggccatgccgtgctgtggtgtGGATACCTCCTTGGgcagtctgggtcaggtgtcctgtctgtgcttcctcccggcctcccctcctccctggcagagcacgaggctcacgaagtccttggccagaccaaacattcgagcagcaactgaaaccatcgGCGTTACCAGcgctgctccaggctgaaagtcaaaccacagcgctgcaccagctgctgaggagagaaacaactgctgctgctgagcccaggacaagTCTCCAACCCGCCCGCACGTCCCAGCCCGCGGGGCTCTGGAGCTGCCGgcgctggagcagctcccgctGCGCGCTCAGCGCCCGGGGGCTGAGAAACCCCCCCGGGTGCCTCCCTCCCGCTCTCCTCCCGTTTGAAGCCTTTGCTCCGCGGCGCTGCGGTGACCGCCCCCGCCTGCCCCTGCGCGCCGGGGCCAGGCCCCCCTCGCTGAGGGGAAGGCAGCAGCGGCCACAGGCAGAGAGGGGACGGACCGGGCCCCGGGCGACTCGAGGCCCCGTGGCGCACCGCGGGCCGGGCACAGCCCCCGGCATCGCAGCACCGCCCCCTCGCGGCGCCACCGGGGCAGCACCCGGACACCCCCAGTGGGCCGGGCGGGGCCGCTGCGGCGGCTGCGCTCTGGAGCCCCGCAGAGCCCATGTGCTCACACGGGGCACCGCGGGGCCTCCGCCCGCACCACCGGGCGGCTGCCACCGCTGCCAGAGGGCCGCGTCCCGGCGTGCTCCGCTCGACCGCGAGCCGCAGCGGGCTGTGCCGTGGCTCCAGGGCCCCCTGCCGGCCGGGCGGGCGGACGCGCAGCATGCCCTGGGATGGACCCGCCGGGCGCGGCCCACGGCTGCCGGGCACGGCGGCACCGGGGCCCCGGCGCTGCCATCGCACGTCCCGGGAGGAGAGCTCGGACGCAGCAGAGCGGAGGGCgcggacgggacgggacgggacgggacccGAACCGGCGCCCAGGAGCCGCAGCTGCAGGCGCGCTCCCTGCCTTAAACTGACTGCGGCCCCGCCCTCACCCTGGATCTGGCCAATCAGAGGCGCTCTCTCCGGATTGGCAGGAGGGGAGCCAAACAGCGCAGAGCGTTCTGCCACACCCACTTGACTGACACCTGGGCTGCCCAATCAGCTGGCGGCCCCCCCCCGCGGGGGCGGTGCTGCCTGACCCTCCGCGCGGCGGCCGGGCGGTGGTGTTCCCCGTGGTGCCGCTGGCGGAGGCGATGGCGGCGCCGCGGGACTCCGACGGGGCCGGCGCGGGTTCGAGGCCGGGCTCGGGGCGGGCGCCGCCCGGGGACCTGCGGAGCGCGCTCATCACGAGCGTGCTGAACCTGGAGCGCCTCGAGCTCGACCTCTTCAGGTGCGCGGCGCCGccgcggccggggccgggccgcgctcccgccgccgccgccctcaCCGCCGCCGCCTTCTCCCCGCAGGGGCCGGCACCACTGGGTGCCCGCCACGCAGCGCCTGTTCGGCGGGCAGATCGTGGGGCAGGCCCTGGTGGCGGCCGCCCGCTCCGTCAGCCGCGACGAGCAGGTGCACTCGCTGCACTGCTACTTCGTGCGGGCAGGTGGGCCGCGGCCGCGGCGGGCGGGCTGGGGTGGGCGGGCTGCTGAGCGGCTGTCAGCGCGGGGGGCCGGGGCCGTGCGGTGCCTGCGGCGATGAGGCCCGCAGGGTGAGCTGGTGCGCGCAGCACGGGGGCGGATGTGGCACTGCCCGCATGGCCCCGGGGCTTGGGCTCTGCACGTCCCGCCCCGTCTGCGGTGCCCAGTGGCAGGATGTGCCGTTGCTGCCTCAGGGGACCCCAAGGTGCCGGTGCTGTACGAGGTGGAGCGGACCCGCACCGGGAAGAGCTTCTCTGTTCGTTCCGTGAAGGCCATCCAGCACGGCAAGCCCATCTTCACTTGCCAGGCCTCGTTCCAGCTCTCCCAGGGGAGCCCAGTGCAGCACCAGTTCACCATGCCTTCCGTGCCCCCCCCTGAGGACCTGCTGACGCAAGAGGAGCTCATCCAGAAGTTCCTGCAGTGAGTGGGGTGGAAGGGGCACCCCGGGGATGCCATTCCTGTGCCTGGGGCTCAGGAAGGTGCGGGGGCgaaagcaggcaggagaggatTGGGATGACTGCCCAAGGAATTCCCAAATACACgtgggaagggagcagagaggcagggcagggcaggagtgTGCCCCGGGTGGCCCAGGGCTGAAGCCGCTGCCAAGGACGTGCCCTTGGCCTGCCTGGCACTAACCTCGCTTCTCTGTGTCGGTCTACAGGAATCCTAACTTGGCAGAGAGATACAGAAAGCACCTCACCAAGATTCAAGCCGAAGATGTGCCGATTGACATCAAACCCGTGAACCCGCCAGACACGTTCTGCTTGGAGCCGCAGGAGCCAAAGCAGTTCTTCTGGGTGCGAGCACGAGGCTACATAGGTGGGTCCTGCCAGGAGGGTGTTTGGCTGCCCCACGAGCTGAGGGCTCGAGCTCAAGCTCATGCTGCAGAGCACTCGAGGGTTGTGGTTCGGAGGCTGCCTGCACCCCGGGCCTGTGGATTTCAAGGCTGCGATGCAGGTGCAGGTGCCgcagcacagagcagtgccCTGTGCCATGCTCAGCCATGACGGGCTTCCCCCGGGAGCATGGCCAGGGCAGCGGCTCTGGAGGAGCATCTCGGCTGTGCCAGGCTCTcgggaagcagagctgctggccgGGACGGGCAGAGCCGGTTGCTTTGCAGGGGAGACTGACATGAAGGTGCACTGCTGCGTGGCTGCCTACATCTCCGACTACGCCTTCCTGGGCACGGCCCTGCTACCGCACCGGCAGTACCACATCAAGCTCATGGTGTCCCTTGACCATTCCATGTGGTTC
This is a stretch of genomic DNA from Lathamus discolor isolate bLatDis1 chromosome 11, bLatDis1.hap1, whole genome shotgun sequence. It encodes these proteins:
- the ACOT8 gene encoding acyl-coenzyme A thioesterase 8, giving the protein MAAPRDSDGAGAGSRPGSGRAPPGDLRSALITSVLNLERLELDLFRGRHHWVPATQRLFGGQIVGQALVAAARSVSRDEQVHSLHCYFVRAGDPKVPVLYEVERTRTGKSFSVRSVKAIQHGKPIFTCQASFQLSQGSPVQHQFTMPSVPPPEDLLTQEELIQKFLQNPNLAERYRKHLTKIQAEDVPIDIKPVNPPDTFCLEPQEPKQFFWVRARGYIGETDMKVHCCVAAYISDYAFLGTALLPHRQYHIKLMVSLDHSMWFHAPFRADHWMLYECESPWAGGCRGLVQGRLWRRDGVLAVTCAQEGVIRVQEMPNQSKL